One Thamnophis elegans isolate rThaEle1 chromosome 2, rThaEle1.pri, whole genome shotgun sequence genomic window, TTCTGGGGAACATTAGAGTGGGGGACAGGGCAGTACAGTAagtttcagagtataagatgcaccttttcccccctaaaagagcatggaaatgttggtgcgtcttatacaccaaatacagccatttttggcctcctgaggccccgcccccacatcccatttttgtgaaaaatgcaggcttttttgccttccctcagcccccagcagccctctgcaggctttagcagggctggggcaaggcaaaaatgcccccgtttttgcgaaaaatgggcagtttttcacaaaaacggaggctttttttttttttttttgccttctctcAGCTGCCAGCAGCACCCTGCTGAAGCCCGCAGAGTGTTgctggggctgagggaaggcaaaaacttttttttcttacttgcttcttcgaaatcttggtgagtcttatacaccggtgcgtcttataatccgaaaaatacggtaaacagTTTCAAAAAGTACCTGAGATGCTTTTACTCTTGATTACCAGACAGTCATGAGTTTTGGCAGAAAGGATGTGTGTACCTAGCGCAGAAGGTCCACCCGGAGGAAGTCTAGCAGCACTAAGCTGCATGtggcacatctttttttttaatcaaactttTTATTTGTACCAGTGTAAAGGGGCCAGACATCATGCTGAAGTATGATTTGTATTTTTCAATAACATATAGAGACAAACAGTGCTTCAAAAGCTGCTTTGGCATGTGTGAGAGTGCGAAAGTAGCACCTCTCTGAACACCTTGTTGCAGCCTGACAAGTTTGTTTGTGCTTTTGCATGCTTAAGTATCTTCTGGAGGCTGAATTGAAAGCATTGCATAGACCCAGGAATATTATAAGCATCTCCTGGCTATCATCCTATTCCAAAAATGCTATTGGGGCACAAATacctctgttattcttttcttctcacaAATGCCTATAAAAGCACTTTGTTTGCAGTTGGGTTTTATGCTACACAGTAAGCTATACTTCCCTTAAGCACTGTTAGTGAATAAACCAAAAATTCGATGGATTCACACAATCCATGAGCCACGATTACACATTAAGCTTCAATGCACATGAACAAAGTCTGCATCCTCAAGCAGTCCGGATCAATCcgtctgttttttaaaatgtccttATTCATTTGGCTGTTTGGATAACTGTTGCAGTCCATTTGATCCTCTGTCCTTTTGTGAATGGCTATATGGAAGTATTGAATTGTCATTTGTATGTAACATCAGCACTAACACTTTGATCAATGGCAGTAAGGTAAACGTAGCCCTCAGTACCACTTCAAAGGACTAAAAAACTGATCATGATCCCATTCCATTGTCTGATTTTTCAAACACCTTACACGCTTTGAAGTCATGTTCATGTCATCAGAAACTTAATGCTGGCAAGAAGCAAGAAGGGTTGAGTTGATATGGGTTCTCCTCTCTTTCAGATATCACTGTGATCTGTCCCTGGGAAGCTTTCAGCCACCTGGAGCTCCATGAACTGGCACAGTATGGTATCATTTGAAGATGTAcaagccagaaatgggcctgatATATGCCTTTCGTTCAGCAAGCAAGAACAGTTCATGAGCATTCCCATTATCCGTATTCCTAGCCCTGCAAATTCACTATCCCAGTAGTAGCCTTTTGGGGCCTATAGCAATTGctcattaaaataaaatccaagtgAATAAATCTTTGGCTTGGTTTCATACTATGGTTCCTGCAAGGATTTCCTTCCCTCCAATTAAACATTTGCATAAAAGAAAGTCACAATGAACCTGAGAAATGACTTCATTTTATACACAGTAAGTCctacattttacaacatttccttctaatcttttttttaaattctagtgTTTTCCCCCCACATATGCAGGGtccctcctttttttctggaTCTTCTGAGTGCCCATTGGTTGTAACAGAAACTGACTGTTGCCCAAACCTGACATCatgggttgagagagaatgaatgacccaaaatcacccagccggctttcatgtctaaaatgGGAATAGAACTCTCTGTTTCCTAATTtatagcctggtgtcttaaccactaaccAAAACTGGCCCTCTTTCCTTCTGATCTGTCCCTTGGATCATAAAAACTTTATGCAGTAGCTGATGTAACTGAAAACTATTGCAATATTCATTGCTTATGTAAGATGCCAGCAATTGAAGGTCCAGGAGATGGACTGCAGTGATGCACCTTTAAAAGAAATCTGAATAATTACAGATTTACATTTGCACAAAATACAAATATTGAAAATGTTAATATGCTTCGCCTGTATAATCTTGAAACTTTCAACTaagaataaacagaataaaatgtttggacaagataaatatttatttaaatgaaactCTACTTCCTTTTTAGTGGAGGAGACATACTTTCAAGGAATTCAACAGTGTTTGCTTCTAGATAAATGAATACAGAATTCCAACCTCAATTTCTCCACCACACATAAAGCCATTAACTTTGAGAAGGGATGGCTGTATTGTTGCTATGTAACAATTGATGCAATTAGTTCTATGAGCCAAAAGTTGTTGATTGTAGACATTAAAATATGACACTGAATAGATTTAAGAAAGTaagcattatatatataattaatgaaGAAAAAACTTATTTACAACCAGGACTGAATGAAGCATATAAGGAAAATATTATATTAGGGCAATATAAGTATCTTTGGAAAGCTCATctttggtaagatcacacttggaatactgcacccagttttggtcatcacaatacaAAAGAATGAGGTCATGCAGAATGagtaacaaaaatgattagggagaTGGAGGCTAGATAGTTTGATGAATGTTTGCAGGAGCTACATACATCTAATCTAATGAACAGAAGgatcaggggtgacatgatagcggtCTTCCAAAATTTGATGGGctgtcacaaaaaagagggaatcaacctattctccaaagcacctgaaggcagaacaagaagttaTGGATGGgacaaccaacctagaaataagatgaaatttcctgatagtgaaaacaattaaaGTCTTGCCTCCATAACTTggaggtgctccaacactggatgtcttaagaagagattagacagctatttgtccagaatggtataggatcgcctgcttgagcaggggattggataggaaaacctccaaggtctcctcTTACTCTATTGTTCTGTATTCTGTGAGATATGGCAAAGTAGTGGCATTTGTGCCTTTTGCATTTCGGCCCCTCAGTCTCTCCTGAGTGGAGATCTGCTACAATATGCAACTCTGAATTATTGTACTTTCACTTCAGAAAGGtgtgagaaagaatgagaagggACAACGTGTTCCTATTTTTGCTTCTTCTTGTTTTGGAAACATGTACCTGGAttggagggacgtggtggctcagtgactaagacgatgagcttgttgatcagaaatttggcagttcggcggttagaatccctagcaccacgtaactgagtgagctcccattacttgtcccagtctctgccaacctagcagttcgaaagcatgtaaaaatgcaaatagaaaaatagcaactacctttggtgggaaagtaacagcgctcCGGgtgccttcggtatttagtcatgccagctgcacgaccacggagatgtctttggacagctctggctcttcgactttgaaacggagatgagcactgccccctagagctggaaataaCCAGCATGCAAGtgcaggggagcctttaccttttacctggATTGAAAGTAGTTCCATATCAAAATCAGGAATGAATGATTTTGAGATATTACTATGAATAATGAGTTGCTAGATTTATAGGGAAGTAGCCTGGGTGTAAAGGTCATCTGCTACATTATTCCTCTTTTTCTGACCACAGAGTGAAGAGGTGGTAGGAGTTATCAGAAAACAAAGGGAACTAGGAGAATGGGCAAGATAAATACATGTGAAAATCtacttttgtcccccccccccgtccattTTATCCTGAGTAAATTAACTAGTACAAATGATATTATATAATACTTTATATTGTATTCCTCAAAAGATTATGAATACATCCATCTCTCCCAATAGGAGAACTAATGCGTGCCCTCCTTCCCACTATAATGCTGAGTCCGAGCAGAAGCAATGCCTGCCAGGACCTTAATGGCCAGAAGCAGGCTACCTACTTCGATCACAACCAAAACTACAGCAAAGAAGCCTATTGTTCCTGCGTGACTATTGAGCCACTTGTTTAACTGGGGAACACAGCCTCCAAGATAGATGGTGCTTTGAACTGCAAACTCCTCCATGCCCAGGGTGCCAAAGCCACACTGGGAATTCAGGATGGTACCATTTTCCAGTGGATTCAGACAACACGATGCAGGAACGCCACAGGCTTGCACACCTGGAGAAGTGCAGTTAAAATACctgttaagttaaaaaaaaaaggaagaaatgtttcATTCTTAAGTTCATCCCAAGGCGCATCTCCCAGGTTTTTTCAGTATCTACTTCGTCCTCCCAATGTAAGCCAGATGATCCCATGGCCAATCTATCTGTGAATTCATTGGATCAAGATCTATATATGCAACAAGAAAGTACCCCCTACCCCATTGCTACTGGGTTCCAGAAAATCTTGAGGTAACCTAGCACAATTCATGCAGGATTCTATCTGTATCTCAGTTTACCATTTTCCCTCTTCATCTAATGGATAGTTTATCAAATCAGCTGTTAGACTGTTTGCTAGGACTGAAGCCTGCTGCAGTGACTCAAGGAGTGGTAACTACAACTATAATATCTCCTaaactttgaagaaccaataatgatggaaacatgggaaaagatatgggtaagaaatgtaaaatttacgcaagcccaaaatctgagagagaatttctacaagatgttttatagatggcatttagatcctaaaaaattagcttgtatgtatccgaacttacaacctaaatgctggagagatgattgtgctgatgctacgtattatcatatatggtggacttgtaaaaaggtcaaagcattttggataaaaatatggtagattatgcaaaatatttttaaaaaaaggataaagtttactcctcagttattcttgttaggtataattacagactgtacagttatagagactactTTGATCCTGAATTTAACGACAGCAGCAAGAcggttggtggcgcagtactggaagaaggaagaattgcctactattcaagaatggacgttaaaagtaacaaatttagcagagatggctaaaatatcagcatatcttaaggatcactcagatgagaaatacaagctggagtggagaagatggattgagtacattcaaaataaatatgggactaagaaatttcagttagcttatgagtGGTTGAACAAGGAATGTTTCAACTtgtctaaagttagctttacaaaaggagagttaaagtacaagtgagggatgatgctaaagttagttagtttattttagcatatggatatggttgttaaatgtttataccctgtatttgctctgggaagttgttgggggggggaggggggaagggatttggggtagggggggagggaagatagatatttgtaaaactctttaaaattttcaattaaaaaaaatctcctaaGCAATTGGCTTGGGTCAAAAGTCCTAACTACAAAGACTTGCATTAACCAAGGAAGTCTTTGAACAAAAATGGGCTGAAACCAATTTTACCTATCACCTAAGTGACAAAAGAATAAGCTTCCTTGTGATATCTACTTATGTTTGGTTTCCAAACTGACAAGACCCAGTTCTGATAACAGGCCCTGAGttcttgagatagtgaagtaaACTGAATTTAATCTCCACCCTCCTGTGCAGGGTGAACATGCAGCTGAGGTTGTTAAAGATGACTGGGCCAAGAATGTGTTCACAGGCCTTATGTAAAACTCTTTTGCAATGAACACTGTTTATTTCTACTATTACTGTAACCAGAGATAATGCATTAGTCAAACAGATTAGGAATTATCTAGAGTATCTAACAAGTAAAGATGAAAACATATCACAGTGACTTCCCAATAAACAAAGATACTAATATTTAAACAGCATATATGGCTGAACAAAAGACTGATCCAAAACATAGAAAATGGGAAAATACCTAAACCAAAAAAGCTACAGGTTTGATTAACCATTCTGTTCCAAGCAAAAGTGGAGGAAATACTGTTGAAGCAAAAAAGAGCCAGTCCTTAATTATCACACTGTTCTGTATCACACTGTTCAAGAAAGGCAACAGAAGAGATAATGGGCATACCTTTATGCATAATGAAAACAAAGACTGTTCATAGCACATTTAACAGGAAGACAATAATGACTAGTGCTATTATATAAAATGTTGTTTCACTTGAAGGGGCAAGAAAGAGATTCCTGTCTCAATCTAAGAAAACTAAGGATGAGATGAGTAACCTGAAAacctattgtaggaagttagtactcatccctctcctaggaaaatgagatattttaggggatattaaaagggcagaatatttaccctaaaagggaggcagaaactcaccttcCCTTTTGTCAATGGGTCCTTAAGCCTGAGGCAGTCTGTTCTAcattgacaaccaatcagaatacaagctcaaattcaatagcccagagagggcataaaaccatgggactctcagcatctctgcccttatTTTCTTcgagatcttcaaggcatgtaatCCCTCTTtcccccaggatctcaaaccatgtggtcatgtctatcatcaataaaccttcttttgaagcaacttccatgaatccaatgtctttttctccacttggaactgaacccagaaggacatttcttccaatactaTTAATAGTGTATAGGATTCCAGTTGTTATGGGCATGATCAGAGAGGATGGACATCACATTTCAACATATGTGGGGAACTACCATGCCTTCTGTTGGAGACTAAGACTAACCTGTCCTGGGAGATACTTTTCATCATAATGTGCAGTTCTGTTTATTTTAATTCTACAGGAATGCTCTCTTATATTTCTATCCAGAAACAATACAATACCTTGCATAGTTTCTAGATGGAAATATATAGAAGCATTCCTGAAATCAAACAGCAAACAGAACCATCCATTCACTCATATTAATTATACAAAGCTGGCTTTGGTGTGAGACAATCCCTTGGCAGCAAAATTCCAGTGATAACATTAattgaacaatttaaaatgaaaataaaatttacattttCCAGATTTCAGTGCTACAATTTGCTCCCCCAcccgtgtgtgtctgtgtttgtctgtccatccatccattgattcATCCgtacatccatccatcatcactCCATCCAATCTTATTTCTAGACTGCCACGTTCTCCAAGGATTAAAGTTATACTTTACTGCTTTCACACACCTATCTTTGGAAACTGACAATATAGGCCAAAAAAATTACTCACATATTTGCTTTCCAATCCAGATAAGACTTTACTCCACAGCATTGGAGACCTGATTGAATTTCATCCATAATGAACTGGAGATCTAGGTCATCCTGGTACTGTAACATGGCCACCGTAAGAAAATTTTGCAAGGAAGCCTTGATGTGTTGTCTCAGAGAAAAGATGACGATTCCTCCCAAAACTTCCAAAACCACAAAAATTATTATTCCTCCAGTAAAAAGCTTCAGAAGAAAGATGCTTTCAAAGAGGGCTCCTGTACAGCCCAAAAGGGATATAGATGTAACTACTAGTCCCACTAATGCAAAAAAAAGCATAGGGTCACTGCCCAAATTTGTTATTCGTTCACTTTCCAGAGATTCCTTCTCGGAGAGCCCCCAAATTCCTATGGCCAAAATGAATAATCCTATAATGGAGAAAATTGTGTTCCAAGTAAAGGTCAAGCATTTAGCGCAGTGGCTAAATGAATCCAGAGGAAGATGGGAAGACTGATGAAGAAGGTGCCATTGTCTTGCTTGGTTCCAAGAAGGACCACTTTCTTGTCCATCAGGGCTCAGAGGTGTGCCTTGTGCATTATATGTATAATACTTGTGATCATTCTAATCAGCACAGAAGAGAATCAGAGAATGGAAATTATATATCAAAAATAGGAAACATGCATTTTTTTCCTACAGTATTTGAAAGGCAATACATAACTGGAAAATTCTGAAATATGTTTgtgtcaattttcaaaatttaACATTTTTACAATATGACCGGACTATTAAAAACAACAAGATTCATTCCTCTATTCCACTATATCAGCATCCAAGATGCTTGGGACCTCATGGAGATTAAGCATATCATTCAAAACATCTGGAATCTATGGCATGATGTGGAAACTATGGCCATCCAGATGTTTCCTGACTTGAGTATGGATTTAATCCTAATTGCTATGGACAAAACTGAGTGTAATTGGTATTACGATTcaacatatagtcctcaacttacaatagtttgtttagtgactgttcaaagttacaacagtagagtgttatgaccattgcagcatccctgtggtcacatgatcaaaattcaggtgcttggccacggtctcatatttatgataggttaagtgtctcggggtcatgtgatcaccttttgcaaccttctgacaagcaaagtcaatggggaagtcatatTCAGCCATGTTACTAAATTGATaatcacagtgattcacttaataagtgtggcaaggaaggtcacaaaatgagacaaaactcacctAACTAATTTCTGAgcccaacagaaattttgggctcaattgtggatgtaggttgaggactacctgtac contains:
- the TSPAN10 gene encoding tetraspanin-10; translated protein: MTVNDHKYYTYNAQGTPLSPDGQESGPSWNQARQWHLLHQSSHLPLDSFSHCAKCLTFTWNTIFSIIGLFILAIGIWGLSEKESLESERITNLGSDPMLFFALVGLVVTSISLLGCTGALFESIFLLKLFTGGIIIFVVLEVLGGIVIFSLRQHIKASLQNFLTVAMLQYQDDLDLQFIMDEIQSGLQCCGVKSYLDWKANMYFNCTSPGVQACGVPASCCLNPLENGTILNSQCGFGTLGMEEFAVQSTIYLGGCVPQLNKWLNSHAGTIGFFAVVLVVIEVGSLLLAIKVLAGIASARTQHYSGKEGTH